A portion of the Micromonospora vinacea genome contains these proteins:
- a CDS encoding acyl-ACP desaturase, whose product MTVSTTVSQTALLVELEPVVARNLDRHLSLAKEWFPHEYVPWSEGRTFDGPLGGEAWSPTDSTIPDVARTALIVNLLTEDNLPSYHHEIATLFGRDGAWGTWVHRWTAEEGRHGVAIRDYLTVSRAVDPVALERARMTHMSEGYTNAHGDEVLHSLAYVSFQELATRISHRNTGKATGDPTCEALLARVAADENLHMVFYRNLLAAAFELAPSQAMRAVADVVADFQMPGSGIDGFARKSVAIALAGIYDLRQHRDEVLQPVLRQWDVFNVTGLNADGEAAREQLAAQLENLDRAASRFEEKRDARAARLALR is encoded by the coding sequence GTGACCGTCAGCACCACAGTGAGCCAGACCGCCCTGCTCGTCGAGTTGGAGCCGGTTGTCGCGCGCAACCTGGACCGCCACCTCTCGCTCGCCAAGGAGTGGTTCCCGCACGAGTACGTGCCGTGGAGCGAGGGGCGGACCTTCGACGGGCCGCTCGGCGGCGAGGCGTGGTCACCGACCGACTCCACCATTCCGGACGTGGCCCGCACCGCGCTGATCGTGAACCTGCTGACCGAGGACAACCTGCCCTCGTACCACCACGAGATCGCCACCCTGTTCGGTCGCGACGGCGCGTGGGGCACCTGGGTGCACCGGTGGACCGCCGAGGAGGGGCGGCACGGCGTCGCGATCCGCGACTACCTGACCGTCAGCCGGGCGGTCGACCCGGTGGCGTTGGAGCGCGCCCGGATGACGCACATGTCGGAGGGCTACACCAACGCCCACGGCGACGAGGTGCTGCACTCACTGGCGTATGTCTCGTTCCAGGAGCTGGCCACCCGGATCTCGCACCGCAACACCGGCAAGGCCACCGGCGACCCCACCTGCGAGGCGCTGCTGGCCCGGGTGGCCGCCGACGAGAACCTGCACATGGTCTTCTACCGCAACCTGCTCGCGGCCGCGTTCGAGCTGGCTCCGAGCCAGGCCATGCGGGCCGTCGCCGACGTGGTGGCCGACTTCCAGATGCCGGGCAGCGGCATCGACGGGTTCGCCCGTAAGTCGGTGGCGATCGCCCTGGCCGGCATCTACGACCTGCGCCAGCACCGCGACGAGGTGTTGCAGCCGGTCCTGCGCCAGTGGGACGTCTTCAACGTGACCGGCCTCAACGCCGACGGCGAAGCCGCCCGCGAGCAGCTCGCCGCCCAGCTGGAGAACCTGGACCGCGCCGCCAGCCGCTTCGAGGAGAAGCGCGACGCAAGAGCCGCCCGCCTAGCCCTCCGCTAA
- a CDS encoding MBL fold metallo-hydrolase, producing the protein MLVAGFPADAFGTNCYVVATAPGEQCVVVDPGIGVLDQLDALLAEHRLHPAAVLLTHGHLDHTFSVAPVCGARGITAYVHPGDREMLADPSKGLSTDLTSLFGGRLSYTEPEDVAELTDGATLTLAGLEIAVDHAPGHTGGSVLFRLPGAGSSWEADELCLSGDVLFAGSIGRTDLPGGSMPAMLTSLRDKILPLADDTVVLPGHGPSTTIGRERASNPYLIEVAGTSPAAPTRGL; encoded by the coding sequence GTGCTCGTGGCCGGCTTTCCCGCGGACGCCTTCGGCACCAACTGCTACGTGGTTGCCACCGCGCCGGGGGAGCAGTGCGTGGTGGTCGACCCCGGCATCGGGGTGCTCGACCAGCTCGACGCGCTGCTCGCCGAGCACCGCCTGCATCCGGCCGCCGTGCTGCTCACCCACGGCCACCTCGACCACACCTTCTCGGTCGCGCCGGTCTGCGGTGCGCGCGGCATCACCGCGTACGTGCACCCCGGCGACCGGGAGATGCTCGCCGACCCGTCCAAGGGCCTCTCGACCGACCTGACGTCGCTCTTCGGCGGCCGGCTGAGCTACACCGAGCCGGAGGACGTGGCCGAGCTGACCGACGGCGCCACCCTCACCCTCGCCGGCCTGGAGATCGCCGTCGACCACGCACCGGGCCATACCGGCGGGTCGGTGCTGTTCCGGCTGCCGGGCGCCGGGTCGAGCTGGGAGGCTGACGAGCTGTGCCTCTCCGGCGACGTCCTCTTCGCCGGGTCGATCGGCCGCACCGACCTGCCGGGCGGGAGCATGCCGGCCATGCTCACCAGCCTGCGCGACAAGATCCTTCCGCTGGCCGACGACACCGTCGTGCTGCCCGGCCACGGCCCCAGCACCACCATCGGCCGCGAGCGCGCCAGCAACCCGTACCTCATCGAGGTGGCTGGCACGTCGCCGGCCGCACCCACCCGGGGCCTCTAG
- a CDS encoding winged helix-turn-helix transcriptional regulator: MRPPALDWSVENCTIARAMEVLGERWTLVVLREVFTGVRRFDDMRVRTGIPRQVLTNRLASLVEQGVLSREPYREPGSRLRHEYRLTEKGLDLWPVLVAVLGWGDRYLADAEGPPLSVTHRDCGAEVRAELRCADGHDVARPRDVMPSPGPGARRRIP, from the coding sequence ATGCGACCTCCGGCTCTGGACTGGTCAGTGGAGAACTGCACCATCGCCCGCGCGATGGAGGTTCTCGGTGAGCGGTGGACGCTTGTGGTCCTCCGCGAGGTGTTCACCGGCGTACGCCGCTTCGACGACATGCGGGTGCGCACCGGCATCCCGCGCCAGGTGCTGACCAACCGGCTCGCCAGCCTGGTGGAGCAGGGCGTGCTGAGTCGCGAGCCGTACCGGGAGCCCGGCAGTCGGCTGCGCCACGAGTACCGACTGACCGAGAAGGGGCTGGATCTGTGGCCCGTGCTGGTCGCCGTCCTCGGGTGGGGTGACCGGTACCTCGCCGACGCGGAGGGTCCGCCGCTCAGCGTCACGCACCGCGACTGCGGCGCCGAGGTGCGCGCCGAGCTGCGCTGCGCCGACGGGCACGACGTGGCCCGGCCACGCGACGTGATGCCCAGTCCGGGTCCCGGCGCCCGTCGCCGCATCCCCTGA
- the hisS gene encoding histidine--tRNA ligase, with translation MSKPTPISGFPEWTPGQRMIEQFVLDKIRATFELYGFAPLETRAVEPLDQLLRKGETSKEVYVIRRLHADAEGAGGDDQLGLHFDLTVPFARYVLENAGKLNFPFRRYQIQKVWRGERPQEGRYREFVQADIDIVDRDTLAPHHEAEMPLVIGDALRSLPIPPVTIQVNNRKICEGFYRGIGLTDPEAALRAVDKLDKIGPAKVAELLAQTAGASEAQAKACLALAEISAPDASFADAVRALGVSDPLLDEGIEELVRVVETAAEHSPGLCVADLRIARGLDYYTGTVYETQLRGYERFGSICSGGRYDNLASVGAVSYPGVGISIGVTRLLGLLFGAGELSVSREVPTAVLVAVTSEEQRTASNRVAEALRRRGVPTEVSPSAAKFGKQIRYAERRGIPYVWFPGAEGAPDEVKDIRSGEQVTAAAGEWMPPLGDLKPTVG, from the coding sequence ATGAGCAAGCCCACGCCCATCTCCGGCTTCCCGGAGTGGACCCCCGGCCAGCGGATGATCGAGCAGTTCGTGCTCGACAAGATCCGGGCCACCTTCGAGCTGTACGGCTTCGCGCCGCTGGAGACCCGCGCCGTGGAGCCGCTGGACCAACTGCTGCGCAAGGGCGAGACCTCCAAGGAGGTCTACGTGATCCGGCGGTTGCACGCCGACGCCGAGGGTGCCGGTGGTGACGACCAGCTCGGCCTGCACTTCGACCTGACCGTGCCGTTCGCCAGGTACGTGCTGGAGAACGCCGGCAAGCTGAACTTCCCGTTCCGCCGCTACCAGATCCAGAAGGTGTGGCGGGGTGAGCGGCCGCAGGAGGGCCGCTACCGGGAGTTCGTCCAGGCCGACATCGACATCGTCGACCGGGACACCCTTGCCCCGCACCACGAGGCGGAGATGCCGCTGGTGATCGGGGACGCGCTGCGCTCGTTGCCGATCCCGCCGGTGACGATCCAGGTCAACAACCGCAAGATCTGCGAGGGTTTCTACCGGGGCATCGGGCTGACCGACCCGGAGGCGGCGCTGCGCGCCGTGGACAAGCTCGACAAGATCGGCCCGGCGAAGGTGGCCGAGCTGCTGGCCCAGACCGCCGGGGCGAGCGAGGCGCAGGCCAAGGCGTGCCTGGCCCTGGCCGAGATCTCCGCCCCGGACGCCTCGTTCGCCGACGCCGTCCGGGCGCTCGGGGTGAGCGACCCGCTGCTCGACGAGGGCATCGAGGAACTGGTCCGGGTGGTGGAGACCGCCGCCGAGCACTCGCCCGGCCTCTGCGTGGCGGACCTGCGCATCGCCCGTGGCCTGGATTACTACACGGGCACCGTCTACGAGACCCAGCTGCGCGGCTACGAGCGCTTCGGCTCGATCTGCTCCGGCGGCCGGTACGACAACCTGGCCAGCGTCGGCGCCGTCTCGTACCCGGGGGTGGGGATCTCGATCGGCGTGACCCGGCTGCTCGGGCTGCTCTTCGGCGCGGGGGAGCTGTCGGTCTCGCGGGAGGTGCCGACCGCCGTGCTCGTCGCGGTCACCAGCGAGGAGCAGCGGACGGCCAGCAACCGGGTGGCCGAGGCGCTGCGGCGGCGCGGTGTGCCGACCGAGGTGTCGCCGAGCGCGGCGAAGTTCGGCAAGCAGATCCGATACGCCGAGCGGCGCGGCATCCCGTACGTCTGGTTCCCCGGTGCCGAGGGAGCGCCCGACGAGGTGAAGGACATCCGCTCCGGTGAGCAGGTCACGGCCGCAGCGGGGGAGTGGATGCCACCCCTGGGAGACCTCAAGCCCACAGTCGGTTGA
- a CDS encoding peptidylprolyl isomerase, with translation MASSRDRQRKLARAKLDRQLARRAASTRRRRQIQAGVGAALILVLVVAGSAWALGAFDSDPKQNTAAEDTCLWTPQDATANTNLKDVGTPATKDLPTDGTRAMTVTTNQGGPITAELNLTNSPCAAASIAHLASRSFYDNTKCHEITAEGALRCGDPSGTGLGGPTYSFYDEELPTVPSASPSASPAPGQPPTYPKGTVAMISNPPGSNGSQFLIFFKDFTTADPKFPVIGRVTGGLDVVEKIGALPTVDNGTGAKVKPSTDVTIQSLTVGEPVTGAAPAPSASGTPASSPSAG, from the coding sequence GTGGCTTCCAGCAGGGACCGGCAGCGCAAACTGGCGCGGGCCAAGCTCGACCGGCAGTTGGCTCGCCGGGCCGCCTCGACGCGGCGCCGACGGCAGATCCAGGCCGGAGTTGGCGCCGCTCTGATCCTCGTGTTGGTAGTGGCCGGTTCGGCCTGGGCGCTCGGCGCGTTCGACTCCGACCCGAAGCAGAACACGGCCGCGGAGGACACCTGCCTCTGGACGCCGCAGGACGCGACGGCCAACACCAACCTCAAGGACGTCGGCACGCCGGCCACCAAGGATCTGCCCACCGACGGCACCCGGGCGATGACAGTGACCACCAACCAGGGCGGGCCGATCACCGCGGAACTGAACCTGACCAACTCCCCGTGCGCGGCGGCGAGCATCGCCCACCTGGCGAGCCGGTCGTTCTACGACAACACCAAGTGCCACGAGATCACCGCCGAGGGCGCGCTGCGCTGCGGCGACCCCAGCGGCACGGGTCTCGGTGGGCCCACCTACTCGTTCTACGACGAGGAGTTGCCGACCGTGCCGTCGGCGTCCCCGTCGGCCAGCCCGGCCCCCGGCCAGCCGCCCACGTACCCGAAGGGCACGGTGGCGATGATCTCCAACCCGCCGGGCAGCAACGGCAGCCAGTTCCTGATCTTCTTCAAGGACTTCACCACCGCCGACCCGAAGTTCCCGGTCATCGGCCGGGTGACCGGCGGGCTGGACGTGGTGGAGAAGATTGGCGCCCTCCCGACCGTGGACAATGGGACCGGGGCGAAGGTCAAGCCCAGCACCGATGTGACGATCCAGAGCCTCACGGTCGGTGAGCCGGTCACCGGTGCGGCACCGGCTCCCTCGGCCTCCGGCACCCCGGCCAGCAGCCCGAGCGCCGGCTGA
- a CDS encoding PaaI family thioesterase, which yields MTQTQEPARSRTFTWADPSVNAAQVGRRGGLDMLRAMIAGELAAPPVMHLLDMTRMEADEGRVVVELTPQEFHYNPLGSVHGGVLSTLLDTAAGCAVHTTLPAGVGYTSLDLNVKFLRPVTVDSGTLRCEGTVLQRGRRTALAEARITDATARLIAHATSTCLILPLPQPHPTPDHPLR from the coding sequence ATGACGCAGACGCAGGAACCAGCGCGCAGCCGTACCTTCACGTGGGCGGACCCGTCGGTCAACGCGGCCCAGGTCGGCCGACGCGGCGGCCTCGACATGTTGCGGGCGATGATCGCCGGCGAACTGGCCGCACCGCCGGTGATGCACCTTCTCGACATGACCCGGATGGAAGCCGACGAGGGGCGGGTAGTGGTCGAGCTGACCCCGCAGGAGTTCCACTACAACCCGCTCGGCAGCGTCCACGGTGGCGTGCTGTCGACCCTGCTGGACACCGCCGCGGGGTGCGCCGTGCACACCACCCTGCCCGCCGGCGTCGGCTACACCTCGCTGGACCTCAACGTGAAGTTCCTGCGCCCGGTCACCGTCGACAGCGGCACCCTGCGCTGCGAGGGCACCGTGCTGCAACGGGGCCGCCGCACTGCCCTGGCGGAGGCCCGCATCACCGACGCCACCGCCCGCCTGATAGCCCACGCCACCAGCACCTGCCTCATCCTCCCGCTCCCCCAACCCCACCCCACCCCGGACCACCCACTGCGTTGA